In Callithrix jacchus isolate 240 chromosome 18, calJac240_pri, whole genome shotgun sequence, one DNA window encodes the following:
- the OR6N1 gene encoding olfactory receptor 6N1, protein MDTGNWSKVTEFIILGFPHLQGVQIYLFLLLLLIYLTTVVGNLLIFLVVFLDSRLHTPMYHFVSILSFSELGYTAATIPTMLANLLSEKKTISFSGCLLQVYFFHALGATECYLLTAMAYDRYLAICRPLHYPTLMPLTLCAEIAIGCWLGGLAGPVVEISLISQLPFCGPNRIQHIFCDFPPVLSLACTDTSINVLVDFVINSCKILATFLLILCSYMQIICTVLRIPSAAGKRKAFSTCASHLTVVLIFYGSILFMYVRLKKSYLLDYDRALVVVYSVLTPFLNPFIYSLRNKEIKEAMRRQLKRIGILA, encoded by the coding sequence ATGGACACAGGGAACTGGAGCAAGGTAACAGAGTTCATCATCCTGGGCTTCCCCCATCTCCAGGGTGTGCagatttatctctttctcttgttgCTTCTCATTTACCTCACGACTGTGGTGGGAAACCTGCTGATATTCCTGGTGGTCTTCCTGGACTCTCGGCTTCACACACCCATGTACCACTTTGTCAGCATCCTCTCCTTCTCAGAGCTTGGCTATACAGCTGCCACCATCCCTACGATGCTGGCAAATTTGCTCAGTGAGAAGAAGACCATTTCATTCTCTGGATGTCTCCTGCAGGTCTATTTCTTTCACGCACTTGGAGCAACTGAGTGCTATCTCCTGACAGCTATGGCCTACGATAGGTACTTAGCCATCTGCCGGCCCCTCCACTACCCCACCCTCATGCCTCTAACACTCTGTGCAGAGATTGCCATTGGTTGTTGGTTGGGAGGCTTGGCTGGGCCAGTAGTTGAAATTTCCTTGATTTCACAGCTCCCATTCTGTGGCCCCAATCGCATTCAGCACATCTTTTGTGACTTCCCTCCCGTGCTGAGCTTGGCTTGCACGGATACGTCTATAAATGTCCTAGTAGATTTTGTTATAAATTCCTGCAAGATCCTAGCCACCTTCCTGCTGATCCTCTGCTCCTACATGCAGATCATCTGCACAGTGCTCAGGATTCCCTCAGCTGCTGGCAAGAGGAAGGCCTTCTCCACGTGTGCCTCCCACCTCACTGTAGTTCTCATCTTCTATGGGAGCATCCTCTTCATGTATGTGCGGCTGAAGAAGAGCTACTTACTGGACTATGACCGGGCCCTGGTAGTGGTCTACTCAGTGCTCACACCTTTCCTCAACCCCTTCATCTACAGCTTGCGCAACAAGGAGATCAAGGAGGCTATGAGGAGGCAGCTAAAGAGAATTGGGATACTGGCATGA